One part of the Vicia villosa cultivar HV-30 ecotype Madison, WI linkage group LG6, Vvil1.0, whole genome shotgun sequence genome encodes these proteins:
- the LOC131614599 gene encoding protein FAR1-RELATED SEQUENCE 1-like, whose protein sequence is MVDRAFERHGRDIYTHENFYIFQKELWIACVDCTVENKKEEDGMKIYHIIDSSEANSKLREVVYDSSDHNANCSCKMFQDQGILCRHILCVLKGRCLNEIPDKYIVNRWTKFANRKPFFDTTDNDQETFSKSENDSKLISDLWNHFFKCMGKARHDKDKLNFLLNGVISIEKQLDECKEDSKITKEDDMQTFIGSNIPEEIEIFPPQISKTKGSGRRIKGGKEKAIEQQQKRARLCKACGQYAYHDSRNCPQNSSP, encoded by the coding sequence atgGTTGATCGTGCTTTTGAGAGGCATGGGAGAGATATTTATACTCATGAGAACTTTTACATATTTCAGAAAGAGTTGTGGATCGCATGCGTAGATTGTACTGTTGAAAACAAAAAAGAGGAAGATGGAATGAAAATTTATCATATAATTGATAGCAGTGAGGCTAATAGTAAACTACGAGAAGTTGTTTATGATTCATCAGATCACAATGCGAATTGTTCATGCAAAATGTTTCAAGATCAAGGAATACTTTGTAGACACATACTTTGTGTTCTAAAAGGGAGGTGTTTAAATGAAATACCTGATAAGTACATCGTGAACAGGTGGACCAAGTTTGCAAATAGAAAACCTTTTTTTGACACCACTGATAATGATCAAGAAACGTTTTCTAAATCAGAGAATGATAGCAAGCTCATTTCAGATTTGTGGAATCACTTTTTCAAGTGTATGGGTAAGGCTAGACATGATAaggataaattaaattttttgttaaATGGAGTTATTAGCATCGAAAAGCAACTGGACGAGTGCAAGGAGGATTCTAAAATAACGAAAGAAGATGATATGCAGACCTTTATTGGATCCAATATTCCTGAAGAAATAGAAATTTTCCCACCACAAATTTCTAAGACAAAAGGCAGTGGAAGACGAATTAAAGGTGGAAAAGAGAAAGCTattgaacaacaacaaaaaagagcAAGACTTTGTAAAGCATGTGGTCAGTATGCATATCATGATAGCCGTAACTGTCCTCAAAATTCATCTCCCTGA